From Quercus lobata isolate SW786 chromosome 1, ValleyOak3.0 Primary Assembly, whole genome shotgun sequence, one genomic window encodes:
- the LOC115971035 gene encoding protein decapping 5, whose amino-acid sequence MIGGGGILKTMASESASKPSSATATATASGSGADSYIGSLISLTSKSEIRYEGVLYNINTDESSIGLRNVRSFGTEGRKKDGPQVPPGDKIYEYILFRGSDIKDLQVKSSPPVQPPPPITNDPAIIQSHYPRPVSTATSLPPAVSGTLTDLNSHTAQLGLHGGVPLYQPNLGSWAATPPPPSANGGGLAMPMYWQGYYGPPNGLPHLHQQSLLRPPPGLSIPSSMQQPMQYPNFNTSLLTGASNLPEVPSLFPPASSSSLNLSSSSLTPLTLPSTLPPVPSATLASETLGNSVPNKAPPIIGLPSVTLSSSLPSLTPLATSSPDISAIVPPIISNKPSAISGPTLSYQTLSQSTSSIVGTSNSIRAETPAPSLITPGQLLQSVPTAVSLSQTSQTAHKDVEVVQVSSSASSSEPTVPVSAEAQPPILPLPVPSRVVHKPNGTPFQHRHGYRGRDRGRGMGSSRPVTKFTEDFDFIAMNEKFKKDEVWGHLGKSSKSHSKDKEGDENFSDEDDTQDEDDGQSSKLQEKPVYNKDDFFDSLSSNALDHESHNGRTRFSEQMKIDTETFGDFARYRGGRGGRGRGGRSRGGYYGRGYGYGGRGRGRTIPSRAI is encoded by the exons AtgattggggggggggggattttgAAAACCATGGCATCGGAAAGTGCATCGAAACCGAGctcagccacagccacagccacagcctCAGGCTCAGGGGCCGATTCGTACATAGGGAGCTTGATTAGCTTGACTTCAAAGAGTGAGATCAGATACGAAGGCGTTCTCTACAACATCAACACTGATGAGTCCAGTATCGGACTCCGAAACG TACGATCATTTGGAACTGAAGGTAGAAAAAAGGATGGCCCGCAAGTTCCTCCAGGCGATAAAATTTACGAATATATACTCTTCCGTGGGAGTGATATCAAG GATTTACAGGTTAAATCTTCTCCACCTGTGCAGCCTCCACCGCCTATAACCAATGATCCAGCTATTATACAA TCTCATTATCCTCGCCCAGTTTCTACAGCTACAAGCTTGCCTCCTGCTGTTAGTGGGACTTTGACAGATCTTAATTCTCATACTGCACAGTTGGGACTTCATGGTGGCGTGCCTTTGTATCAACCAAATCTAGGTTCTTGGGCAGCTACACCACCTCCTCCTAGTGCAAATGGCGGTGGCCTTGCAATGCCAATGTATTGGCAAGGATACTATGGCCCCCCAAATGGGCTCCCTCATTTGCATCAGCAATCTTTGCTTCGTCCACCACCAGGGCTTTCAATCCCTTCTTCGATGCAGCAGCCAATGCAATATCCAAATTTTAACACCTCTCTACTCACTGGGGCTTCAAACTTACCCGAAGTTCCATCTTTGTTTCCTCCTGCTAGCTCTAGTTCCCTGAATTTAAGCTCCAGTTCTTTAACTCCGTTAACTTTGCCATCCACTCTGCCTCCTGTGCCTTCTGCTACATTAGCTTCCGAAACATTAGGAAACTCAGTGCCTAACAAGGCACCACCTATTATTGGCCTTCCATCAGTCACACTTAGTTCTAGTTTGCCATCTCTGACTCCTTTAGCTACATCTAGTCCGGATATAAGTGCTATTGTACCACCAATAATCTCCAACAAGCCTAGTGCAATTTCTGGTCCAACCTTGTCATATCAAACCTTGTCTCAATCTACCTCGTCTATTGTTGGGACATCCAATTCTATTCGTGCAGAAACACCAGCTCCCTCATTGATAACTCCAGGTCAGTTGTTGCAGTCTGTACCTACTGCAGTTTCTTTGTCTCAAACTTCACAAACAGCACATAAGGATGTAGAGGTGGTTCAAGTATCTTCTTCTGCATCATCATCAGAACCAACAGTGCCAGTTTCAGCTGAAGCTCAGCCACCAATACTGCCATTACCTGTACCTTCACGAGTTGTTCATAAG CCCAATGGAACTCCTTTCCAACATCGTCATGGTTACAGGGGACGTGATAGAGGAAGAGGAATGGGG AGTTCACGTCCAGTAACAAAATTCACTGAAGATTTTGATTTCATTGCCATGAATGAGAAATTTAAGAAGGATGAAGTGTGGGGTCATCTTGGTAAGAGTAGTAAATCTCATTCAAAGGACAAAGAAGGGGATGAAAATTTTAGTGATGAAGATGATACTCAGGATGAAGATGATGGTCAATCATCCAAGTTACAAGAAAAG CCTGTCTATAATAAGGATGATTTCTTTGATTCTCTCTCCTCCAATGCTCTTGACCATGAATCACATAATGGAAGGACTAGATTCTCTGAGCAAATGAAGATTGACACAGAG ACGTTTGGTGATTTCGCAAGGTATCGGGGTGGTCGAGGAGGTCGGGGGCGTGGTGGTCGTTCTCGTGGTGGTTACTATGGAAGGGGTTATGGCTACGGTGGGAGGGGCCGGGGGCGGACTATTCCTAGTCGGGCCATATAG
- the LOC115962630 gene encoding clavaminate synthase-like protein At3g21360 → MEFSSKAFKEGKCQGQKVVDGEIMPLVLQPPEPNKVDLESLLFALKENKDWFEQMIINNSAVLLRGYNVEKAEDFNEILEIFGWEEIHYVGPAPRTHVYKRVLTANEGPLSEFIYYHHEMVLIKECPKKVIFFCEIPPPEGGETPFVPSFRVTERMLEEFPEAVEKIEEKGLKYTFTTLSKNDTASSMRGRGWEDTFGTSDCAEAERRANAAGMDLEWLPNGAVQATLSPRPLTKVFDGRKGRRMWFNTAVGMHGKEHSSAMMADGTELPEHVVKRCEEIIEEESIQFKWEKGDVLFFDNMALLHGRRPSLPPRRILVAITK, encoded by the exons ATGGAATTCTCTAGCAAGGCCTTCAAGGAAGGAAAATGTCAAGGCCAAAAAGTAGTGGATGGTGAAATCATGCCACTAGTTTTACAACCTCCAGAGCCCAACAAGGTTGACTTGGAATCCCTTCTCTTTGCTCTCAAGGAAAACAAGGACTGGTTCGAGCAAATGATCATCAACAACAGTGCTGTCCTCCTTAGGGGTTACAACGTTGAGAAAGCTGAggatttcaatgaaatcttAGAAATCTTTGGCTGGGAAGAAATTCATTATGTGGGGCCAGCACCTCGAACACATGTTTACAAACGAGTTTTGACAGCCAACGAGGGACCACTCTCTGAGTTCATTTACTACCACCATGAAATGGTTTTG ATTAAGGAATGTccaaaaaaagttatatttttctgtGAGATACCACCCCCTGAAGGTGGAGAGACACCCTTTGTTCCCAGCTTCCGAGTAACAGAAAGGATGCTAGAGGAGTTCCCAGAAGCTGTGGAGAAAATAGAGGAGAAGGGGCTAAAGTACACATTCACAACTCTAAGCAAGAATGATACAGCATCCTCCATGAGAGGTAGAGGCTGGGAAGATACTTTTGGAACATCGGATTGTGCAGAAGCTGAGAGAAG ggCCAATGCTGCTGGCATGGACTTGGAGTGGCTACCAAATGGTGCAGTTCAGGCAACATTGAGCCCACGACCTCTAACAAAGGTGTTTGATGGAAGAAAAGGTAGGAGGATGTGGTTTAACACTGCAGTTGGCATGCATGGAAAGGAACACAGCTCGGCCATGATGGCAGACGGAACAGAATTACCGGAACATGTAGTCAAGAGATGTGAAGAAATCATCGAAGAGGAGAGCATCCAATTCAAGTGGGAAAAGGGAGATGTTCTCTTCTTTGATAACATGGCTTTGCTTCATGGAAGAAGGCCTTCTCTTCCTCCTAGAAGAATCCTGGTTGCCATAACCAAGTAG
- the LOC115963522 gene encoding clavaminate synthase-like protein At3g21360, with protein sequence MEFSSKAFKEGKCQGQKVVHGEIMPLVLQPPEPNKGDLESLLLALKENKDWFEQMIINNSAVLLRGYNVEKAEDFNEIIEIFGWEEIHYVGPAPRTHVYKRVLTANEGPLSEFIHYHHEMVLIKECPKKVIFFCEIPPPEGGETPFVPSFRVTERMLEEFPEAVEKIEEKGLKYTFTTLSKNDTASSMRGRGWEDTFGTSDCAEAERRANAAGMDLEWLPNGAVQATLSPRPLTKVFDGRKGRRMWFNLAVGTHGKEHSSAMMADGTELPEHVVKRCEEIIEEESIQFKWEKGDVLFFDNMALLHGRRPSLPPRRILVAITK encoded by the exons ATGGAATTCTCTAGCAAGGCCTTCAAGGAAGGAAAATGTCAAGGCCAAAAAGTGGTGCATGGTGAAATCATGCCACTAGTTTTACAACCTCCAGAGCCCAACAAGGGTGACTTGGAATCCCTTCTCTTGGCTCTCAAGGAAAACAAGGACTGGTTCGAGCAAATGATCATCAACAACAGTGCTGTCCTCCTTAGAGGTTACAACGTTGAGAAAGCTGAGGATTTCAATGAAATCATAGAAATCTTTGGCTGGGAAGAAATTCATTATGTGGGGCCAGCACCTCGAACACATGTTTACAAACGAGTTTTGACAGCCAACGAGGGACCACTCTCTGAGTTCATTCACTACCACCATGAAATGGTTTTG ATTAAGGAATGTccaaaaaaagttatatttttctgtGAGATACCACCCCCTGAAGGTGGAGAGACACCCTTTGTTCCCAGCTTCCGAGTAACAGAAAGGATGCTAGAGGAGTTCCCAGAAGCTGTGGAGAAAATAGAGGAGAAGGGGCTAAAGTACACATTCACAACTCTAAGCAAGAATGATACAGCATCCTCCATGAGAGGTAGAGGCTGGGAAGATACTTTTGGAACATCGGATTGTGCAGAAGCTGAGAGAAG gGCCAATGCTGCTGGCATGGACTTGGAGTGGCTACCAAATGGTGCAGTTCAGGCAACATTGAGCCCACGACCTCTAACAAAGGTGTTTGATGGAAGAAAAGGAAGGAGGATGTGGTTTAACCTCGCAGTTGGCACGCATGGAAAGGAACACAGCTCAGCCATGATGGCAGATGGAACAGAATTACCGGAACATGTAGTCAAGAGATGTGAAGAAATCATCGAAGAAGAGAGCATCCAATTCAAGTGGGAAAAGGGAGATGTTCTCTTCTTTGATAACATGGCTTTGCTTCATGGAAGAAGGCCTTCTCTTCCTCCTAGAAGAATCCTGGTTGCCATAACCAAGTAG